Genomic window (Salinibacterium sp. M195):
ATGCGAGAGTTGCTGGTGGGATAGGCGTGGAAGCTCTCGCGGCAATCACGTACTGGGTGACGTGGACTCTCATTGCCTACTACGCGCTCTACAACGGAATCTTCTTGGTAATTCTCTTGAGAGGAGCACTCGAGGTCTCCCGCGAAGTCAGTTGGCCCTCTTCCGCCTCACTCTCAGAAGTGTTCGCAAATCCTTTAACACCGGGGATTTCGATCATCGTGCCGGCTCACAACGAGGAGTCTGGGATTGTCGACGCCGTGCACGCCTTGCTCAATTTGAGGTATCCGCTAACGCGGATTGTTGTCGTTGATGATGGATCGACTGATGACACCTTCCTCAAACTTCAAGACAACTTCGACTTACGCCCTTCCGATAAAGAACTCGCGGCCGTTCCTGAACACCAGGGTGAAATCATCGATGTCTGGGCATCACGCGGTGGCGACCTGACGGTCATCCGTAAGCACAGCGTCCGGTTGCGATCGGACGCCGTGAACGCGGGACTTCGTGCTGCAGACCAAGAGCTTGTGTGCATGATCGACGCAGACTCGCTTCTGGAACAGGATGCATTGCTCCATATCGCTGCGCCGTTTGTCGCCGATCCGACCGTCGTCGGAGTCGGCGGAGTTATCCGACCAGCAAACGGTGTCACGGTATCGCGGGGAGCGGTAACAAATATTGAAATGCCCAAACGCTGGGTCGAACGGATCCAAGTGGTGGAGTACTTGAGAGCGTTTCTCGTGGGCCGCACCGGCTGGGCCTCCATCAACGGCCTCATGATCATCTCAGGAGCATTCGGGGCATTTCGTCGCGACGCAGTCCTTGAGGTTGGCGGCCTTGACATCAACTCTCTCGCGGAGGACGCAGATCTGGTGGTGTCCATCACAAAAAAGGCGCGCGATGAAAAGCGGCCGTACCGGCTGGCATTCGTCGCCGAACCCGTGTGTTGGACCGAAGTACCGAACACGTTTTCGGCGCTGAGCGGTCAGCGTCGTCGCTGGTCGCAGGGCCTCGGGGAACTCATTGCGAAGCGGCGGAAGATGATCTTGAATCCCCGCTACGGAGTGCTCGGGATGCTCACACTCCCCTACTTCGTGCTGTTCGAGTTTTATGGGCCAATCTTTGGGGTGCTCGGCGCATTCATCGCCGTGGCTGGCGCCGTCACCGGCCTGATTACCTGGCAACTGTTCATGCTCGCGTTCTTCGTCTCGGTGGGACTTTCTCTCATTTCATCGCTGACCTCCGTTCTCATAGAAGAGAGCGCATACCACCGGTATTCGCGGTTGAAGGACGTGTTCGCGCTCCTGGCCACGACGCTCGTGGAGCTGATGGGATTCCACCTGGTGCACACGTGGTGGAGGTTGCAAGGGGTTTATCGGGCCACATTCCGCCGTCCCAGTGACTGGGGAACCATCGAGCGAGTCGGTTTCGAACAGGAACCCGAAGCCGACCCAGCTCGCTAGTTCCCGCCGACTTCCGGGGCGGGAGAACGGGGAGCAGGCGCCGACTACTGGGGATACTGCGCAGTGATCAACAGCTCGTCGTCAGGCAAGAAGGTCACGAGGTAGCTTGCACTGAAGCTCACGTCTTTATCGAAAGTCGAGACAGAGCCATCGAAGATTGACCGCACATCTACCTTCAAGTGTGCTGCGGCATCCGTAGCTGGCATCAACCAGCTCGCTGGCTCAGAACCCGGGCTGAGTGTGACGGGGGGATAGTCGGCGATGCTCCACTCGGGTGTCGTGACGATGCGGTTCGACATGGGCTGCCCAAACGGGCACCCGGTCGGAAGCAAAACAACCTGGGTGGCGCACTCGTCGAGGTACTCGTTAACTTCACGCTGAACCTGGGCGATCATCGCCTCATTGGCGACGACGTCGAGTCTGGCGCGTACCGTGTCACCCGGTGCCGTCGCCGAAACCACAATGGGCTCAGCTTTGAGATAGTGCGAGGTGTGGCTGACCTCGAAGCTGCTCGGCGTTAACACGACATAGGTCGAGGGAACATCTTGAGTCGGAACGACAAGCTCAGAGCCGTTCGCGGTGAACTCTTGAGCATTGAGTACCGTCAAGCGCACGATCGTGAGTGGTGGGGTGGCGAAATCCCACGTGGAGAACACACCAAAGTTGTTCGCATCCCGGATCACGGTGAAGCTTGACTTTGCCGGGCGGCCATCCAGCTCAAAACTGAAGGTGACAGTCTCGGTGCCGTCTGGGTTGCTCACGTTGTCGACCAACTCAATGTCTTCGAGAGAGCTCAGAGCCGAGGGACGCAACAACTCGTGCGAGCCCGCCAACAGCAACGAACCTGCACCCGTTGTATCAATCGGCGTTGCCCCGGCTCCGCCGTCTGACGCTGCACCGTGCTCTTCGGGCAAATAGATGTCGGCGATTTCAAGGGCTGACGACATGTCATGGCGAGCGAGCGCCCCGAGGTAGCTGCGGACAAAACCAGTCGAACTGTAGATCGTCGAATTCAGCACGATCACCGTGGTCGCGAAGGCCACAATAATCAGCCCGAGAACCACAGACCAGGTAACAAGCTCGCGACGCATTCACACATCCTAAACCGCCGAGGTGCGAGATGTCCCACCCCACGAAAGTGCTGAAGGAGGATGGGCGTGGTCACTAGCCGCATTAGGGTGAATGCGTGTCAAAAATCACTCTGTCGCCTGAGCAAGCAGCCGTCTTCGCTGCTATCGAGACGACGAACGACAACCTCTTCGTCACAGGTCGTGCCGGCACCGGAAAATCGACGCTGCTTAACCACCTCTCACAGAACACGTCGAAACAGATTGTGATCTGCGCTCCGACCGGTGTTGCCGCCCTCAACGTGGGTGGACAGACGATCCACTCGCTGTTTCGGCTGCCCATTGGGGTCATCGCTGACCACGAGCTCGAACAAAATCCTCAACTGCGCAAACTTCTCAACACCATTGAAACTCTCGTCATCGATGAAGTCTCGATGGTCAATTCAGATCTCCTTGACGCCATCGACCGTAGCCTTCGTCAGGCGCGTCAGCGCAAGAATGAGCCATTTGGTGGGGTGCAAGTCGTGCTCTTTGGTGATCCGTACCAGCTTGCGCCAGTGCCAGGGGATCCGGATGAACGCGCCTACTTCGAAGACCGCTACCGATCCATGTGGTTCTTTGATGCGCTGGTGTGGGAAGAGACCGAGCTCACGATCTATGAGTTGACGAGCATCCACCGCCAGCATGAAGGCGAATTCAAGTACATGCTGAATGCGGTGCGCCACAACGGAGTGACGGCAGAGATCGCTGAGCGACTCAATGCCGTTGGCGCGCGACCGGCGCCGAATGACGGCACGATCACTCTGGCGACCACGAACAGCGCCGTCACCCGGATCAATGCCACGGAACTCGCTCGCTTGCCCGGCAAAGTGCTCACTGCGAAAGCAGAAATCTCGGGAGAGTTTGGTGGGCGTGCCTATCCAGCGGATGACGCGCTCGACCTGAAAGTCGGCGCCCAAGTGATGTTCTTGCGCAACGATACGAATGAGGGCGGAACCCAACGCTGGGTCAACGGCAGCGTCGGCACGGTAACCAAGATCGCTTCCACGGTCTGGGTCGAAGTCGACGGACGCGACTACGAGGTGAAGCCGGCAATCTGGGAGAAATTCAAATACTCCTACTCGGCTCGAACGAAAGCGCTGCGCAAAGATGTCGTTGCCGAGTTCACCCAGTTTCCGCTGCGCTTGGCGTGGGCCGTGACGATCCACAAATCTCAGGGCAAGACCTACGACCGCGCGATTGTTGACCTCGGATCCCGCTCCTTTGCCCCCGGCCAAACGTACGTCGCGCTCAGTCGGATCAGCAGTCTCGACGGCCTCTACCTGAGCCGACCACTTCGCCCAAGCGACATCATTGTCGACGAAAACGTCGTGCGGTTCATGTCGCGCACCCAGCCGATCCCGGCGATCGAGGCATAACGCATGACGCCGGGTTGCCGACGCGACAAAGCGATAGCCGTCGCGAGCTACTTCACGCTTCCGGCGGTAATGCCCTCGACGATCTGCTTGTTGAAGACGATGTAGATCACGATCATAGGCAGCGTCACGATCGACAACGCGGAGAAGAGCAAGCCGTAGTCGGTGACATACCGACTGGAGAATGCCAGCAGTCCGGTCGGAATCGTCTTGAGCGAGTCATCCTGAATGTAGAGCAGAGCGAGCAAAAACTCGTTCCAGCTCGACAGCGCCGAGAAGATGGCGACGGTGGCGAGGCCTGGCCGCAATAGCGGGAGAGCGATCGACCCGAATACGCGCAGGTCACTCGCCCCATCAATGCGAGCGGCCTCGAACAGTTCATCCGGCACGGCATCCAAGTAGACCTTGAGTAGGTAGACCGCGAGGGGCAACCCCATTGCGGTGTACGGGATGATGAGCGCCCAGCGGGTGTCAGTGATCGCTAATTGGGTAAACATGGTGGACTGCGCGATGAAGTAGGACTGCAGCGGCAACAGCAAGCCCAAAGCAAGTAACCCCATGAGCAGGTTACGGCCGCGAAAGCGATAACGGCTAAACGAGAACGCGGCAGCGGCACCGAAGAACAAGATGCCCAATACCGAGGCTCCGGTGACAATCGCGCTGTTGAAGGCGTACAGCCCGATGTGTCCGACCTCCCAGGCCTCCGCCCACCGCGCAAAGTCGATTTCGGTCGGAAGGGCAAAGGGAGTGGCAAAAATTGCGGAGTTCGACTTGAAGCTCGAAAACACCATCCAGAGCATGGGGAAGAAGAAGACCACCGCGATGACGCCCAAAGCGAGCGTAAAGAGCACGCCAGGAATGCGGCCGACCGTGGACCGTTGAGCCGATCCTGACGGGCGCGTCGTGCGACTGACCCCGCTCATGCGCTCACCTTCTCTGGCTTTTCGCGATTGACGCGGGTGAAGACCAGCCCCAGCGCGACGACCACCGCCGTGAGTACGACGGCCATCGCTGAACCGTAGCCAACATTCTGGAAAGTGAATACGGACTTAACAAGGTAGGTGGTCGGTATCTCCGTAGCGCCGTAGGGTCCACCATTTGTCATCACGTAAAACAAGTCGAAACCTTGGAAGCCACCGGTGATGCACAGCAGCAGCGCCACGGTGATTGCGTTGCGAATCATCGGAACCTTGATGCGTCGAAAAAGCTGCCATTCGCCAGCGCCGTCGAGCCGCGCCGCTTCGATGATTTCGGTTGGTACCTGGCTGAAAGCGGCGTAGAAGATGGTCATGTAGAAGCCGGCATATACCCAGCCGGAGACGACGCTCACAGCGAGAAGAGCCGTTGCCGGGTCTCCTAGCCATACGCGTTGCAGATCATCGAGGCCGAAATTGACGAGGGCCGCATTCAGTAACCCGAAATCGTTGTTATAAACGAAAGACCAGAGCACGGCCACGACGACCATGGGAAGCATTACCGGAGTAAAGATGGCCACCCGAAACCAGAGGGAGCCGCGGCGGCGCACACTAACAAGCCCCGCCAGCACCAGGCCGACAACGACCTCGAGGACGATTGTCGCCGCGATGTAGATGAGCACATGAACGAATGAATCGCGGAACAGCACATCGTTCGCCGCCTTGATGTAGTTGTCGATGCCGACGAACTGCATCGCACCGTAGCCATTCCACTCCGTGAAGCTATACGCAAACGTCATGATGACCGGAAACAGCACCGCGAAACCGAACACTGCCATCGCGGGCACCACGAACAGGTACGGCGTGACCTTGCGGTTCGGCTTCACGGTTTCGGTGCCTCTCAAGGGGGTTGCTGATCGCTCGACTTCGGGTGACGAGCGATCAGCAAGACTAGCTAACCGGGGGAAGGTTAGCCGAGCTTGTGATCTATGCCGGCAACGGCATCCTCAGGAGTGCTCTGGCCACCAAGCACCTCAGCAAGGGCTGCATAGAGAGCGTTCGCGGTTTCTAGATCGTAGCCATTGTCTGGAGGCAGAACGATCGCTGGCGCGGTCTCCAGCATGTCAAGCAGGCTGGCGCTGCGAGAGTCGGGCTCTTCACCTTCTGACGCTGACAACGCCATGGGTGTGAGCTCAGCACCGATGAACGCCTGCACGTTCTCGTCACTGTTCAGCAGGGCGAGAAATTCTGCTGCCAGATCTTGCTTGGCGCTATTGGCATTCACGACGTAGCCAGTGACAACACCGATCACACTGTCCTGGTTTCCCTCGCCAGGCATGGCAGGCAAGTTGACGTAGTCAAAATTGAGGTCTGGGGCTTCATCAATCGCCCAGCTGACGAGCCATGAACCGATTGCGTGCATCGCAGCCTTGCCCTGGAAGAAGAGCTGAGCGCCCTCATTGTCGTCGACAGCATTCGCGCTTTCGTTGACGCAGTTGTGGTCCGCGAGCTCTTTGACGTAGCCGAAGGCCTCTACCCACTCCGGAGTGTTGAAGTCGGTCTCGCCAGAGAGCGCTGAACTGTACACGTCTTCGCCAACAATGCGCGAGGTCAGGTGAGCCAGCCAGTTGCCGGCGGCCCAGAGGTCCTTGTTGCCCGAGGCGATCGGAATAATGCCTTCGGCGTCGAGAGCGTCACACGTGTCGAGGAGTTCGTCCCACGTTGTCGGTGGGGTGAGCCCGGCATCCGCAAAAATGTCTTCGTTGTACCAGAGGACGTTAGTGACGTCGGCAGCGTGAGGAACCATGACGACGGCGCCGTCAACGGTCAGAGAGGTGAAGACTTCGTCGTCGAAGAGCCCCGCGATAGGACCGGTCGTCACTGCTTCGGTGAGATCGGCGGCAAAACCGTCAGCGGCGCGTTGCTCAAGGCGAGCACCCGCCCACTCAAAATAGATGTCCGGAGCATTGCGCCCATTGAGCAGGTTAGGCAGACCGATAGTTTGGTACAGGTCATCGTTTTGATAGTTCATCTCGACGGTGACATCGGGATTCGCGGCTTCGAACTGCGCGGCAACGTCATCCCACACCCGAATCTGGGCCTCGCCAGGGGAGCCCATCGCGATGCGGAGAACATTGTCATCGGAGCCGCCGCCGCCAGCCGAGCAGCCAGTGAGAATGAGGGCAGTTGCGCTCAGCGCCGCGATGGCCGCGACGGTCCCTTTTCGCCGATAGGTCATGATCAGTCCTTTGCTGTAGTTAATGCAGTGACGGATGGTGCGGGTGGTGGAGCTCCGGCGGCGACAAGCTCCGCCAAAGTCATATCGAGCAAATCGCCAAACACTCGACGATGCGCACTTCGCAGGCCCTCAAGGAACGGCCGAAGAAGGAAAGCACCATCGGCCTCGAGGCGGTCAGCCGCCGCAAGACGGGCAACCTCTACGAGAGCTTCAGAACCAAGTAGAAATGACTCGAGCCAAGGCCGAACTTCAGCAATGAGCGCCGGATTGCTCACGGGGCCACTGAGTAAGCGGTGTGCTGCGTTGACCATCGACTCGGCACGCTGCGATAGTTCGGAAGCCGCGCGCGCACGATCGCCGTACTCCAGTTCAAAAGTGAAGTGTTCCAGCGCCTGTGCAAGGTCGGGGGCATCGTCGGCGGAGAGGCACGAGAAACGAACAGTGTCGGCAAAAAGTCGAAAATCTTCGATGTTGGCAGGGCCAACGACATCCAGAAGCGCTTGGTTCCAACTCGACTCCGCGTCATAGCCTTCTGGGTCGCGCAAGTACGCGGCGATAGTGGCAAACGGGATCTTCGACGACTCGAAGAGTTCCATGCCATTAGCAATGATGCCCGTGGAAAAGCGGAACAGCTGCGGGTCGCGCCCTTGGTACGGCCCGATGTGAAGTTCGTGGCCCATCGCGACGTCGTTGACGGGGTAGTTGTCCCAGTAGGTTGCTGGTCGGCCAGTTGACCGGGCGAACAGCGCGGCATCGGCGAGATCAAGCGTGGGGGAACAGATTGCGCGCCCAGTCCAGAACAGATCAATGCGGGGATCGAGACCGCGACCAAGACGGCTGATGTAGTCCTCATCGCCGTAGCCCCAGTATTGCGTCGGACACACGGTGAGGTGGCTTGCGCTGTCGAGTTCTGAAAACACGGCGCTGATGAGCGACTGATGCGCCTCGACGATGTCAGTGAAGGCCGCTTTGTCTTGCGGATGCTGCAGTCGCGCCGGAATATCGTCGAGCAACAAGCCAAGGCTGGTGACGCCCAATTCGCGAACCGCGGTGAACTTAGCAAGCAGCATTTCGAGGTCGGTGCCGCTGGAGTACTTGATGGTGAGGCCAGGGGAGAGGCAATACATGAACGTCATGCCGTTGGCCGCGCAGTGAGCGATCAACTCTGCCAAGCGGGAAAGTTCTGCACCGACATAAGGACTGCGCCATTCGTGACGAACCAGAGGGTCATCTTTTGGCGAGTAAACGAAAGTGTTCATTCCGCGTTCCGCGAGGAAACTAATGAGGCCGAGCCGCTGCTCATGACTCCAGGGCAGGCCGTAATACCCTTCAATCACTCCGCGGATGGCGAATGGTGATGGCGCTGTGGAACCGAGGCCTGGAGCAAGATGAGCGGCTGCGGTCATACCGTCGCCTCTCTGCTCGTGAACTTGTGGTTCGTGGCATCGCCACTGCTGGTGTTGCTGCTCTCGTAAATGTCAGGAAAAACGCCATCGTTGACAGCAAGCTGAATTGCTTCAGCCATGACCGCGTTAAGAATTGCCGCACCGACAACGGTCGAGGTCGGAGAAACTCGCTTGTCGATTCCCACAATATCGACGGCAGCGTCACCGACGGAACCCCCGTTGTCGATAACGACAGTGGCCAGCTCATGAAGTCTCGGCAGCGAAGTGGGCCGAGCAGCAGGGGACGTCGCGTGATTCAGGCTCGTCAGCGCGATAACCGGGACGCCGTTCGCGATAACTCGCTGCACGAGTTCGGAGGTCACGGCATTGCTGCCCGAGTTCGACGCAACAATCAGCACATCGCCGCGAGCAATCGGATGATCGAGCAGCAAAGCAGCCGCCAAACCGGGGAGACGCTCGAGTGACGTGCTGAGCGGAGCACTCGAATGCAACATGAGGCCCTCAAAGAGCAACGGTTTGACGTTAACGAGGCCACCAGCTCGGTAGAACAGCTCTTCAGCGAGCATGTGCGAGTGGCCAGTGCCGAAGACGTGAATCGTGCGGTTTGCGATCAGAGCGTCAGCGATGAGCCGGGATGCTGCCTCGATACTCGCTGCCTCAGCGGTGAGTAGTCGTTCGATGAGTTCGATCGAGTGACTCAGGTAGCGGGCGGCAGGGGAAGCAATATCGAGGGCGTTCGGGTTGGCGAAAGTCATGATGCTGTTTCTTCTTTCCACACGTGGATAAGACCGCGATAGATGGTGTCTGAGCCGCCTTCGCCCAGAAGGAGGGCTCCGTCGAGCGCCGAAGCATCCGCGGGGCGGAACGAGAGCCCGTCCGCTGCGAGAAGCTCGACAACGCGAGCGAAAAGCACCGTATTGGGGCCGAGCAATTTTCCGCCGAGCGCTAGCGGAGCATCCTGACCGACCCAATGTAGACCGACGCGTGCCGTCATAAAGAGTTCGCGGGCGGCGTCGTCGACGATGGCGTTGGCGATGACGTCGCCTTCTACGGCCGCGGTGAGAACTTCGCGGGCGAACTGCGAGATGCGATTGACGGGGCGGTGCACGCTGTGGAGTCGAGCGGCGAGGTTCTGAAGCCCGGCAAATTGGCTTTCGGCCCGTTCGGTGAGGATCGTCGTTTCGCCGCGGCCGTCGAGTTGCTTCAGGACGGCGGAGACTCCGCGGCTGCCGATCCAGAATCCACCACCAGCGTCGCCAAGAAGGTAGCCATGGCCGTCGATAACCCGCGAGTCGCCATCGTTCTTGAGTGCGAGGCAGCCAACGCCGGTGCCGGTGATTAGTGAGACTCCTGCTTCGCCAGAGAGGGCTCCGGCATGGGAAGTGACGGTGTCGTCGGCGATCCACACCTCGCGCGCGCCGGTCGTTGCGCCGACTAGGGCGCCGAGCCTGGCCGCGGAGGCGGCATCCGGCGGAGATGTGGTTAGCCCGAGGACTGCGCGGTCAACGGGCTCGAATCGCCCATGTTTCCACGCGCTAGCGATTGCATTGAATACGGTGCGCACGGTGTCGCCTTCGAGGCGACTAACTCCATCGACTTCGACCGTTCCTGGTTGGGCGGAACTTTTCAGCCGGATGCCGGACTGACCGCCATCAATGCCCAGGACCGAGATCATTAGCTGGTCCGTATTTGCTCGGTAGTGAAGGCCCCACCAGAGACCTGGGCTGTGAGCTGGTACTTATCGCCGCGGTAAAAGCAGTTGGCGATCATGATGATGTTGCCTCGAGCGTCGGAGTCGACCATTCGGATGCGCAGGCAGGCCTGATCTGCGGGAATGGTGAGCAGCTCGCGCACACGCTGGTCGGGCAGAACCGGCTCAATGGAGACGTTGGCGGCGCCGGGGGCGATGCGATAGCGGGTTCCGAGGAGTTCGTAGAGCGAACCGCCGAGATCGCCGCCGTTGATTCCGGGTACGAGAGCTTGCGGAATCCAGACCGTCTCGACAGCCATTGCTTCTCCGCTCCCCAGTCGCAGTCTCGTGAAACTGACGACTGGGTCGCCGGGGGTTATGTGCAATTGGGTAGCGATTGCGGCATCGGCGGGGGAGACGCGGTAGGCCAGAAGCCGAGCGCTCGGCTCGAGGCCGCGGTCGCGCATATCTTGCGAGAACGACGTGAGGCCAAGTAGTCGCACGAACGGCTGCGGTGTCACGTAGGTTCCGGAGCCGTGGCGGCGTTCAACGAGCCCCTCAGCCACGAGCGAGTCAACGGCGCGACGGATTGTCATCCGGGCGACACCCCACCGCGCGCTTAAGTCGCGCTCGCTTGGCAGGCTCTTGCCGACCTCGGTCGACGCAACCAACTCGCGAAGGCGCGCTCTGAGCGTGTGTCTGGTGGACTCTACGACTACTGTCACTCTCACATTAGAGCCCATTCACAGGCCCGTGGTAAAGAGCAAAATAGACCACTCCGGGGTACATTGTGAGTTAATTATCTCGAATCACTCCGGAGAATCCGGCTGTGTTGCTGATGGTGACTCGCGCTATGCTCTTCGGATCTAGACCACCCGCGACCGGTCAAGAGCGATTCGTTTAGACCACTCGACTCGGGATATATGGTGAATCTATGAGCCATATTCGCCCGGCACGACTTCACGATCTTCCGGGAACCTATCGCGCCTGCCTTCACACCTCGGATGCTGGGGGTGATGGGAGCGCTCTCTATCAGAATCCCGACCTCTTGGGCCACATCTACGTTGGCCCCTACATCGTGGGTGAACCCCACTTCGCGTTCGTCATCGCCGATGACCACGGAGTAGCCGGTTATGTTCTCGGCACCCCAGATACCCGCGTCTTTGAGGCGTGGCAGGAGCGCGAGTGGTGGCCAGCGTTGCGTGCCGCCTACCCGATGGCGGGGGGTGACACTCTCGACGATGAACTCATCGCGCAGATACACACGCCGGTGACCGCACCCGATACTGTGGTGGCGAACTATCCAGCACACCTACACATCGACTTGTTGCCGCGGGTACAAGGCAGAGGCTTGGGGCGAGTAATGCTGGAGACGTTGTTCGAGGCACTGCGCGCTGGCGGAGTGAGCGGCATCCATTTGGATGTCGGAGAAGACAACCACAATGCGATCGCGTTCTATCGTCACCTGGGGTTCGCGGAACTTGCCCGCGGAACCGATTCGATTTATCTGGGAATGGAACTGTCGTGATTCTGCCTGAGCCAACTGCAACTCCTCTTCGTGGCGGCCCGCTACTTCGGTGGGGAGTGCTCGCTCCGGGGGGCATCGCGACAGATTGGGTCGCTGCGCTGCACGCAAATACTGACCAGCGGGTGGTCGCCGTGGCCTCGCGCTCGGCTGACCGCGCCGCAGAATTCGCGCAGAAGAATGGCATCGCCCGCAGCTATGGCAGCTACGAACAGTTGGTGGCCGACCCCGACGTGGACATCGTTTACATCGCTGCGCCGAACGTGTTTCACCGCCCGTTGGCTTTGCTCGCGATCGCAGCGGGCAAGCATGTACTCATTGAGAAACCCCTCGGCATTGACGCGGCGGATGCTCAGGCGATTGTCGTCGCGGCCCGCGCTGCCGGCGTCTTTGCCATGGAAGCGATGTGGACACGCTTTTTGCCGCAGACGACGATCATCTCGCAGCTGCTTGACGCCGGTGAGCTCGGTGATGTGACGATCGTCACCGCAGACTTTGGTGCCAATTTCGGTTCGCCAAGCGAGCATCCCGTCTTCGACCCGACGATGGGTGGTGGATCGCTGCGCGACATCGGGATCTATCCGGTGTGGTTCTCCCAGTTTGTGCTCGGTGCCCCCACAAGCGCGTTAGCAACGGGGCGGATGCTCGACACGGGTGTTGATGGCCAAGCGTCGATGATTCTCGACCACGCCACCGGCGCCCAAGCGGTGCTGCACACAACGATGCTTGCCGACACCCCCACAGAGGCCCGCATCAACGGCACGCGTGCGCGTATTGAAGTTCGCACCCCGTTCTACGCGCCACACGGCTTCGCGTTTGTGCGCGACGAGGAACGCACCGAGTTCACGGACGGCACCGGACTCCGTGGCCGCGAGGGGCTGTCATTCCAGGCGACGGCAATCGCCCAACACGTGGCGGATGGGCGAACCGAGGCCCCCGAGCATCCATTGGATGTCTCGATTGCCGTGTTGGAGACCCTCGACTCCCTGCGCGCCCAAGTCGAAGCAGGCTAGCTCAGCCTCGTTCAGTTGAGCCCCCCCAGAGCCCAGCGGGGCTAGGCGGCGGCTTTTGCGCGCGACAGGTCGACGAAGAGGTCGGTGTTGAACTTGTAGGCGGTGAGCACTTCGTCAATGACGCGGTCACGCTCGGCGTCATCCCATTCGACGGCGTCGAGTTGATCCCGGTACGTGTTCTTAAATTCTTTGGGTTTCGCAATTTGATCGAAAAGATAGAAGCCGACCCCATTGGTTTCGAAGCCGAACTGGCGTTGCATGATGGTGCGGATGACTTGACCGCCCGAAAGGTCACCGAGGTAGCGGGTGTAGTGGTGGGCGATGAAACCGCCGGCCCAGTCTTGGGTTGCGATCTCGGTCACGCGGGCGGCATAGGCTGCGGCCGTCGGCAGTGGGACGATCTGATCGCGCCAGTCAGCGCCGATCAGGAATTCGAGGTCAGCTTCGATCGCGGGAAGGCGAGTAAGTTGCGACGTAATGAACGGTGCGGCGACCGGGTTGCTGGCGAAGTGGTCGGCGGCAGCTTCGATGGCTTCATAGATGAAGTAGTGCTGAGCGACTAGCGCGATGTAGTCGGCGCGCGTTCCTTTGCCCGTCATGAGATCTTTCATGAAGTCGGCACCCTCGCTATCGCCGTGGCTTGACCACGTGCGCTCACGAAGGGCCTGCGAGAAAGGAATTACTGCCACGGGGTCTCCTTGTGAAGCGGGTTAGGTGACCCTCACTCTAGCGTTGGAGGGAATCACGCCGCATCCTCCAAAAGTTGGGTGTTGATCGGGACTGTATCGTGAGCAAGTGAGTGCGATTGATGAACCCCGAGTGTTGGCGACCACGAAGCAGTGGTTTGCCCTTGTAGTCCTGATGCTGCCGACGTTGCTGGTCTCGATCGACAATACGGTCTTGA
Coding sequences:
- a CDS encoding GNAT family N-acetyltransferase; amino-acid sequence: MSHIRPARLHDLPGTYRACLHTSDAGGDGSALYQNPDLLGHIYVGPYIVGEPHFAFVIADDHGVAGYVLGTPDTRVFEAWQEREWWPALRAAYPMAGGDTLDDELIAQIHTPVTAPDTVVANYPAHLHIDLLPRVQGRGLGRVMLETLFEALRAGGVSGIHLDVGEDNHNAIAFYRHLGFAELARGTDSIYLGMELS
- a CDS encoding N-acetylglucosamine kinase, which produces MISVLGIDGGQSGIRLKSSAQPGTVEVDGVSRLEGDTVRTVFNAIASAWKHGRFEPVDRAVLGLTTSPPDAASAARLGALVGATTGAREVWIADDTVTSHAGALSGEAGVSLITGTGVGCLALKNDGDSRVIDGHGYLLGDAGGGFWIGSRGVSAVLKQLDGRGETTILTERAESQFAGLQNLAARLHSVHRPVNRISQFAREVLTAAVEGDVIANAIVDDAARELFMTARVGLHWVGQDAPLALGGKLLGPNTVLFARVVELLAADGLSFRPADASALDGALLLGEGGSDTIYRGLIHVWKEETAS
- a CDS encoding heme oxygenase (biliverdin-producing) codes for the protein MAVIPFSQALRERTWSSHGDSEGADFMKDLMTGKGTRADYIALVAQHYFIYEAIEAAADHFASNPVAAPFITSQLTRLPAIEADLEFLIGADWRDQIVPLPTAAAYAARVTEIATQDWAGGFIAHHYTRYLGDLSGGQVIRTIMQRQFGFETNGVGFYLFDQIAKPKEFKNTYRDQLDAVEWDDAERDRVIDEVLTAYKFNTDLFVDLSRAKAAA
- a CDS encoding protein O-GlcNAcase, yielding MTAAAHLAPGLGSTAPSPFAIRGVIEGYYGLPWSHEQRLGLISFLAERGMNTFVYSPKDDPLVRHEWRSPYVGAELSRLAELIAHCAANGMTFMYCLSPGLTIKYSSGTDLEMLLAKFTAVRELGVTSLGLLLDDIPARLQHPQDKAAFTDIVEAHQSLISAVFSELDSASHLTVCPTQYWGYGDEDYISRLGRGLDPRIDLFWTGRAICSPTLDLADAALFARSTGRPATYWDNYPVNDVAMGHELHIGPYQGRDPQLFRFSTGIIANGMELFESSKIPFATIAAYLRDPEGYDAESSWNQALLDVVGPANIEDFRLFADTVRFSCLSADDAPDLAQALEHFTFELEYGDRARAASELSQRAESMVNAAHRLLSGPVSNPALIAEVRPWLESFLLGSEALVEVARLAAADRLEADGAFLLRPFLEGLRSAHRRVFGDLLDMTLAELVAAGAPPPAPSVTALTTAKD
- a CDS encoding GntR family transcriptional regulator; amino-acid sequence: MTVVVESTRHTLRARLRELVASTEVGKSLPSERDLSARWGVARMTIRRAVDSLVAEGLVERRHGSGTYVTPQPFVRLLGLTSFSQDMRDRGLEPSARLLAYRVSPADAAIATQLHITPGDPVVSFTRLRLGSGEAMAVETVWIPQALVPGINGGDLGGSLYELLGTRYRIAPGAANVSIEPVLPDQRVRELLTIPADQACLRIRMVDSDARGNIIMIANCFYRGDKYQLTAQVSGGAFTTEQIRTS
- a CDS encoding Gfo/Idh/MocA family protein yields the protein MILPEPTATPLRGGPLLRWGVLAPGGIATDWVAALHANTDQRVVAVASRSADRAAEFAQKNGIARSYGSYEQLVADPDVDIVYIAAPNVFHRPLALLAIAAGKHVLIEKPLGIDAADAQAIVVAARAAGVFAMEAMWTRFLPQTTIISQLLDAGELGDVTIVTADFGANFGSPSEHPVFDPTMGGGSLRDIGIYPVWFSQFVLGAPTSALATGRMLDTGVDGQASMILDHATGAQAVLHTTMLADTPTEARINGTRARIEVRTPFYAPHGFAFVRDEERTEFTDGTGLRGREGLSFQATAIAQHVADGRTEAPEHPLDVSIAVLETLDSLRAQVEAG
- a CDS encoding sugar isomerase domain-containing protein — translated: MTFANPNALDIASPAARYLSHSIELIERLLTAEAASIEAASRLIADALIANRTIHVFGTGHSHMLAEELFYRAGGLVNVKPLLFEGLMLHSSAPLSTSLERLPGLAAALLLDHPIARGDVLIVASNSGSNAVTSELVQRVIANGVPVIALTSLNHATSPAARPTSLPRLHELATVVIDNGGSVGDAAVDIVGIDKRVSPTSTVVGAAILNAVMAEAIQLAVNDGVFPDIYESSNTSSGDATNHKFTSREATV